One Streptosporangium sp. NBC_01495 DNA window includes the following coding sequences:
- a CDS encoding PaaI family thioesterase, with protein sequence MTRSALTTPPPDATRPGPLPGAPAPGTPLGPHYSRCFGCGDEHPTGLRLTALTPDGITVVAEFTVEETHQGAPGLAHGGVLAAAMDEVIGMSVWLFQRPYVTGRLETDYLAPVPVGTVLHLRAWCNGMSGRKAYLEAEGRIGSPDGPVAVRAAALFVEVGMEHFARHGDIQKIADEHHEYEVNP encoded by the coding sequence GTGACCCGTTCCGCCCTGACCACCCCCCCGCCGGACGCGACCCGCCCGGGACCGCTTCCCGGCGCGCCCGCGCCCGGCACCCCGCTCGGCCCCCACTACAGCCGCTGCTTCGGCTGCGGTGACGAACACCCGACCGGCCTGCGCCTGACCGCCCTCACCCCCGACGGGATCACGGTGGTCGCCGAGTTCACCGTGGAGGAGACCCACCAGGGAGCGCCGGGCCTGGCGCACGGTGGCGTGCTCGCCGCGGCGATGGACGAGGTCATCGGCATGTCCGTGTGGCTCTTCCAGCGCCCCTACGTCACCGGCCGGCTGGAGACCGACTATCTCGCGCCGGTTCCGGTCGGCACCGTCCTGCACCTGCGCGCCTGGTGCAACGGCATGTCCGGCAGGAAGGCGTACCTTGAGGCTGAGGGCCGGATCGGTTCCCCGGACGGCCCGGTCGCCGTGCGGGCCGCAGCGCTCTTCGTCGAGGTGGGCATGGAGCATTTCGCCAGGCACGGCGACATCCAGAAGATCGCCGACGAGCACCACGAGTACGAGGTGAACCCGTGA
- a CDS encoding DNA/RNA non-specific endonuclease, with protein MNSVEEPAVGLQEDVAARVADRSEQRRRKIAVLAEPGGIVRADEPVRVAARIDRLSRHYRDIRPIDPTAIAAAQPTAVTAAAAVLERIIQTNDLLPVGYLEGGAAAARAVGRVIVRDARGRLAGYGTGSLVSPDLLLTNHHVLTDAHTAGRSGVEFDYQDGIDGRPLPLQGFSLDPGRFFFADQELDFALVAVKAGTGELARFGFNRLVAAEGKAIVGDFVTIIQHPGGEKKQVALRENRIVDILESFLHYQTDTEPGSSGSPVFNDQWEIVALHHAGVPAPDHDAFGGVINEGVRVSRLLTFLRGQPFPSAQQTLVDRLFTERISLPPASATLTAPADRSLIRPVEPAERLEPVGRPTAGQVTLTLTVPFDIRLRSEPVDATGPAAAAPEAIQIDPDYAGRRGYDPDFLPGGHRVPLPALSPDLVPLAALNRHAGDGQAHVLNYHHFSVVMNRQRRLALFTAVNIDGATSRRIRRDPDRWIFDPRLPDSEQAGEEVYRDNPLDRGHLVRRLDPAWGAGQAVAKAGNDDTFHFTNCTPQHKDFNQNQTTWAGLEDYILDNADTRDLKATVFTGPVLADDDDPYRGVQLPRQYWKVVAMTKQNGELSATGYLLSQDHLIDGLEAAPAEFSYGAYKTYQVPIRRIEDLTRLSFGTLADADPLARMEAAATTAREITRPRQLAL; from the coding sequence ATGAATTCTGTCGAAGAACCGGCCGTCGGATTGCAAGAGGATGTGGCCGCGCGGGTAGCCGACAGGAGCGAGCAGCGCCGACGGAAGATCGCCGTACTCGCCGAGCCGGGTGGGATCGTCCGAGCCGATGAGCCGGTGCGGGTGGCCGCCCGCATCGATCGGCTCAGCCGCCACTACCGAGACATCCGCCCGATCGATCCCACAGCGATAGCCGCAGCGCAACCGACGGCCGTGACAGCGGCGGCGGCGGTGCTGGAACGGATCATCCAAACCAACGACCTGCTGCCTGTCGGCTACCTGGAAGGCGGGGCGGCGGCGGCGCGGGCGGTCGGGCGCGTGATCGTCCGTGACGCGCGCGGGCGGCTGGCCGGCTACGGCACCGGATCGCTGGTCTCCCCGGACCTGCTGCTCACCAACCACCACGTGCTCACCGATGCCCACACGGCCGGCCGCAGTGGCGTCGAGTTCGACTACCAGGACGGCATCGACGGACGGCCACTCCCGCTGCAGGGCTTCTCCCTGGATCCGGGCCGGTTCTTCTTCGCCGACCAAGAGCTGGACTTCGCGCTGGTGGCGGTGAAGGCCGGCACAGGCGAGCTGGCCCGGTTCGGGTTCAACCGGCTGGTGGCCGCCGAGGGCAAAGCCATCGTCGGCGACTTCGTCACGATCATCCAGCATCCGGGCGGGGAGAAGAAACAGGTCGCCCTGCGGGAAAACCGGATCGTCGACATCCTGGAGTCGTTCCTGCACTACCAAACCGACACCGAGCCCGGATCCTCCGGCTCCCCGGTCTTCAACGACCAGTGGGAGATCGTGGCTTTGCACCACGCCGGCGTCCCCGCCCCCGACCACGACGCGTTCGGCGGCGTCATCAACGAAGGGGTACGGGTCAGCCGGCTGCTGACCTTCCTGCGCGGCCAGCCGTTCCCATCGGCCCAGCAGACCCTGGTCGACCGGTTGTTCACCGAACGCATCAGCCTCCCGCCCGCCTCGGCGACCCTGACCGCTCCGGCCGACCGGTCGCTCATCCGACCCGTCGAGCCCGCCGAACGGCTGGAGCCGGTGGGGCGGCCGACCGCCGGGCAGGTGACGCTGACGCTGACGGTCCCCTTCGACATCCGACTCCGCAGCGAACCGGTCGACGCCACCGGCCCGGCCGCGGCGGCGCCGGAGGCGATCCAGATCGATCCGGACTACGCCGGCCGCCGCGGCTATGACCCGGACTTCCTGCCGGGCGGGCATCGGGTGCCACTACCCGCCCTTTCCCCCGATCTTGTCCCGCTGGCGGCGCTCAACCGGCACGCCGGCGACGGGCAGGCGCACGTGCTGAACTATCACCACTTCAGCGTGGTGATGAACCGGCAGCGGCGGCTCGCCCTCTTCACCGCGGTCAACATCGACGGCGCGACCAGCCGGCGCATCCGCCGCGACCCCGACCGCTGGATCTTCGACCCCCGCCTGCCCGACAGCGAACAGGCCGGGGAGGAGGTCTACCGCGACAACCCCCTAGACCGCGGCCACCTGGTGCGCCGCCTGGATCCGGCGTGGGGGGCCGGTCAGGCGGTGGCCAAGGCCGGTAACGACGACACCTTCCACTTCACCAACTGCACCCCGCAGCACAAGGACTTCAACCAGAACCAGACCACCTGGGCCGGGCTGGAGGACTACATCCTGGACAACGCCGACACTCGCGACCTGAAAGCCACCGTCTTCACCGGCCCGGTCCTGGCCGACGACGACGACCCCTACCGCGGCGTCCAGTTGCCCCGCCAGTACTGGAAAGTCGTGGCGATGACCAAACAGAACGGTGAGCTGTCGGCCACCGGCTACCTGCTCAGTCAAGACCACCTCATCGACGGCCTGGAGGCCGCCCCCGCCGAGTTCTCCTACGGCGCCTACAAGACCTACCAGGTCCCGATCCGGCGCATCGAAGACCTCACCCGACTGTCGTTCGGCACCCTCGCCGACGCCGACCCCCTGGCCCGTATGGAGGCGGCGGCCACCACGGCCCGGGAGATCACCCGCCCCCGCCAGCTCGCCCTCTGA
- the dut gene encoding dUTP diphosphatase codes for MTHTVEVLIHRLDADLPPPSYAHPGDAGADLHAAEDVELLPGERAVVGTGLAIALPDGYAAFVHPRSGLAVRHGVTLVNAPGTVDAGYRGEIKVTLINTDTKSAVRLRRGDRIAQLVIQKVEKAAFHEVDRLPGSARGAGGFGSTGR; via the coding sequence GTGACCCACACCGTCGAGGTGTTGATCCACCGGCTCGACGCCGACCTGCCGCCGCCTTCGTACGCCCACCCGGGCGACGCGGGCGCGGATCTCCACGCCGCCGAGGACGTCGAGCTCCTCCCCGGAGAGCGGGCCGTGGTCGGCACCGGGCTGGCGATCGCCCTGCCCGACGGGTACGCCGCGTTCGTCCACCCGCGCTCGGGCCTGGCCGTCAGGCACGGCGTGACGCTCGTCAACGCGCCCGGCACCGTCGACGCGGGATACCGGGGCGAGATCAAGGTGACGCTGATCAACACCGACACCAAGAGCGCCGTACGGTTGCGCAGGGGAGACCGCATCGCGCAGCTGGTGATCCAGAAGGTGGAGAAGGCGGCGTTCCACGAGGTGGACCGGTTGCCGGGTTCGGCGCGGGGCGCCGGCGGGTTCGGGTCCACCGGCCGCTGA
- a CDS encoding AI-2E family transporter, giving the protein MISDRERLTSLVPRTLLRIAMWSLCLIIIGWAVFYFAQFIATLRIVVLPVAIALLLTALLFPLTRRFGKMGMRPIYATWLTMIIALAVLGGTGWIIGVRANDEFPGLVDQVRATAKTVENWLYTGPLHLKPTQITSWVDEIGRQITTQRNQITQTVLTGATVALEVLASIVLLLFVTFFLLKDGDRIWSWFLKGFGGVAPRVDRAGRAAWVTLSHYVQGTVAVAAVHGVIMGIVLAGMGVPLWAPLAVLIFLASFIPIVGIFFAGAVAILVTLGAKGPIYALIFLGILLVEQQLENHVLQPLIVGRVLHFHPLAIILVLAVGGILAGIAGAAVAVPVAAVIYRALPELRGDVHPALPPAPPHPGPGGPDPGEPPDPGGPPGPGGPGPDPGEPPGPGGPGAGPGGPEPAGAAGKPVNEESPQPRG; this is encoded by the coding sequence GTGATCTCCGACCGGGAACGCCTGACCAGCCTGGTGCCTCGCACGTTGCTGCGCATCGCGATGTGGAGCCTCTGCCTGATCATCATCGGCTGGGCGGTCTTCTACTTCGCCCAGTTCATCGCGACGTTGCGCATCGTGGTGCTGCCGGTGGCCATCGCGCTCCTGCTGACCGCGCTGCTGTTCCCGCTCACCCGGCGGTTCGGCAAGATGGGTATGCGGCCCATCTACGCGACCTGGCTCACGATGATCATCGCGCTCGCCGTGCTCGGCGGCACCGGCTGGATCATCGGGGTGCGTGCCAACGACGAGTTCCCCGGTCTCGTCGACCAGGTGCGCGCGACGGCCAAGACCGTCGAGAACTGGCTCTACACCGGGCCCCTGCACCTGAAGCCGACCCAGATCACCAGCTGGGTCGACGAGATCGGCCGGCAGATCACCACCCAGCGCAACCAGATCACCCAGACGGTCCTCACCGGCGCCACGGTGGCGCTGGAGGTGCTGGCCTCCATCGTGTTGCTGCTGTTCGTGACGTTCTTCCTGCTCAAGGACGGCGACCGGATCTGGTCGTGGTTCCTGAAGGGCTTCGGCGGGGTCGCGCCCCGCGTCGACAGGGCCGGCCGGGCCGCCTGGGTGACGCTCTCGCACTACGTGCAGGGCACGGTCGCGGTGGCCGCCGTGCACGGCGTGATCATGGGCATCGTGCTCGCGGGGATGGGCGTGCCGCTCTGGGCGCCGCTCGCGGTGCTGATCTTCCTGGCCAGCTTCATCCCCATCGTCGGTATCTTCTTCGCCGGTGCGGTGGCCATCCTGGTCACCCTCGGCGCCAAGGGCCCGATCTACGCGCTGATCTTCCTCGGCATCCTGCTGGTGGAGCAGCAGCTGGAGAACCACGTGCTCCAGCCGCTGATCGTCGGCAGGGTGCTGCACTTCCACCCGCTGGCGATCATCCTGGTGCTGGCGGTGGGCGGCATCCTGGCGGGCATCGCCGGGGCCGCCGTGGCGGTGCCGGTGGCCGCGGTGATCTACCGTGCGCTGCCGGAGCTCAGGGGTGACGTCCATCCGGCCCTGCCACCGGCTCCACCGCACCCCGGCCCAGGTGGTCCCGATCCCGGTGAGCCTCCCGACCCCGGCGGGCCTCCCGGTCCCGGTGGTCCGGGCCCCGATCCCGGTGAGCCGCCTGGTCCCGGTGGTCCGGGCGCCGGTCCCGGCGGGCCGGAGCCGGCCGGTGCGGCGGGAAAGCCGGTGAATGAGGAATCACCGCAGCCCAGGGGGTAA
- a CDS encoding potassium channel family protein gives MHIVIMGCGRVGSTLAHILEDSGHSVAIIDRDPQAFRRLRAGFRGRRVTGIGFDRDVLEEAGIEAAGAYVAVSSGDNSNIISARVARETFGVDNVVARIYDSRRAEVYQRLGIPTVATVRWTADQILRRVLPEGAEPLWRDPSGCVVLAEVAYHPGWVGTPTRDLEAAAGTRLAFINRIGDTLLPRNDSVVQEGDVLHVMAVEADMDRINKVLSGAPREEH, from the coding sequence ATGCATATCGTGATCATGGGGTGTGGCCGGGTCGGTTCGACCCTGGCGCACATCCTTGAGGACAGCGGCCACTCGGTCGCGATCATCGACCGTGACCCGCAGGCGTTCCGCCGTCTGCGGGCGGGTTTCAGGGGTCGCAGGGTGACCGGGATCGGCTTCGACCGGGATGTCCTGGAGGAGGCCGGCATCGAGGCCGCGGGCGCCTACGTGGCGGTGAGCAGCGGCGACAACTCGAACATCATCTCCGCCAGGGTCGCCCGCGAGACATTCGGCGTGGACAACGTCGTGGCCAGAATCTACGACTCCCGGCGTGCCGAGGTCTACCAGCGGCTGGGCATCCCCACCGTGGCCACGGTCCGCTGGACCGCCGACCAGATCCTGCGCCGCGTCCTGCCCGAGGGCGCCGAGCCGCTCTGGCGCGACCCCAGCGGGTGCGTGGTGCTGGCCGAGGTGGCCTACCACCCCGGCTGGGTCGGCACCCCGACGAGGGACCTGGAGGCCGCGGCGGGCACCCGCCTGGCGTTCATCAACCGTATCGGCGACACCCTGCTGCCCAGGAACGACTCGGTGGTGCAGGAGGGCGACGTGCTGCACGTCATGGCGGTCGAGGCCGACATGGACCGCATCAACAAGGTGCTGTCCGGGGCGCCGAGGGAGGAGCACTGA
- a CDS encoding DUF3159 domain-containing protein produces the protein MTTTGETAAHDTVEAAIRSQLAKAFGGVRGVIEAAVPTIAFTGMWITTSDLKQSLIVSISAAVLLLVVRLLQRSTPQFVINSLIGIGIGAFFASRTGQAEDVFLPGILYNAGYSVVMLLSIVTRWPVVGFLIGSVTGDPTAWRADPAVVRLCTRLTWLLMIPCVVRVVVQLPVYLIGRDDAVAELGILKIAMGWPLQVAALAAMVWLLARGRTPVRPAVS, from the coding sequence ATGACCACCACCGGCGAGACCGCCGCGCACGACACGGTCGAGGCCGCGATCCGCAGCCAGCTTGCCAAGGCCTTCGGCGGAGTGCGGGGCGTCATTGAGGCCGCCGTGCCCACCATCGCCTTCACCGGCATGTGGATCACCACCTCGGACCTGAAGCAGTCCCTGATCGTCAGCATCTCGGCCGCGGTGCTGCTGCTCGTCGTGCGGCTGCTGCAGCGCTCGACGCCACAGTTCGTGATCAACAGCCTGATCGGCATCGGCATCGGCGCGTTCTTCGCCTCCCGTACCGGCCAGGCGGAGGACGTCTTCCTGCCGGGCATCCTCTACAACGCCGGCTACTCCGTGGTGATGCTGCTGTCGATCGTCACCCGATGGCCGGTGGTGGGCTTCCTCATCGGATCCGTCACCGGCGACCCGACCGCGTGGCGCGCGGATCCGGCCGTGGTGAGGCTGTGCACCAGGCTCACCTGGCTGCTGATGATCCCGTGCGTGGTCCGGGTGGTGGTGCAGCTCCCCGTCTACCTGATCGGCCGGGACGACGCGGTCGCCGAGCTGGGCATCCTCAAGATCGCGATGGGCTGGCCGCTCCAGGTCGCGGCACTCGCCGCCATGGTGTGGCTCCTGGCCCGCGGTAGAACCCCGGTGCGGCCCGCGGTCTCCTGA
- a CDS encoding APC family permease produces the protein MSKVTDLVKRLFIGRALRSTQLHEQLLPKRIALPVFASDALSSVAYAPQEILVILSLAGVSFYHFSPWVALAVVVVMLTVVASYRQNVHAYPSGGGDYEVATVNLGPNAGLTVASALMVDYVLTVAVSVANGVDYVGATIPYVAEHKPLVAIVIVVLLTLVNLRGIRESGAAFAIPTYAFMFAVLGLVAWGGFRVLVLGDELHAPTSGYQIVAEQSNLTSFAAAFLILRAFSSGCAALTGVEAISNGVPAFRKPKSKNAANTLLMMGLVSVTMFVGIITLGLASGVKVADPAVAHRDVLINGSPAGPGYYQQPIIAQVADAVFGNNSLPFFFIAAVTALILFLAANTAFNGFPVLGSILAQDRYLPRQLHTRGDRLAFSNGIVILAAAACLLLWGFDADVSRLLNLYIVGVFVSFTLSQIGMVRHWTRHLRTESDPKVRHQMYRSRTINFFGGVMTGVVLVVVLLTKFTHGAWIVCVAMPVLFLMMKGIHRHYENVAAELAVAEDSQVDESMLPARNHAIVLVSKIHKPTLRALAYARATRPSTLEAITVGVEGPEARALQEEWERRGIPVPLKMLDSPYREITRPILEYVKSLRRRSPRDVVSVYIPEYVVGHWWEHILHNQSALRLKGRLLFQPGVMVISVPWQLHSSDRLKGRPEPFAPGAVRRPRQEAARNEDVKA, from the coding sequence GTGTCGAAGGTGACGGACCTTGTCAAACGCCTGTTCATCGGGCGGGCGCTGCGCAGCACGCAGCTGCACGAGCAGCTGCTCCCCAAGCGCATCGCGCTGCCCGTTTTCGCGAGTGACGCCCTCTCCTCCGTGGCCTACGCCCCGCAGGAGATCCTGGTCATCCTCTCGCTCGCGGGAGTCTCCTTCTACCACTTCAGCCCCTGGGTCGCCCTCGCCGTCGTCGTGGTGATGCTCACCGTCGTGGCGTCGTACCGGCAGAACGTGCACGCCTACCCCAGCGGGGGCGGCGACTACGAGGTCGCCACCGTCAACCTCGGCCCGAACGCCGGTCTGACCGTCGCCAGCGCCCTGATGGTCGACTACGTGCTGACCGTCGCGGTGTCGGTCGCCAACGGCGTCGACTACGTGGGTGCCACCATCCCGTACGTCGCCGAGCACAAGCCGCTGGTCGCGATCGTCATCGTCGTGCTGCTCACCCTGGTGAACCTGCGCGGCATCCGCGAGTCGGGCGCGGCCTTCGCGATCCCCACCTACGCCTTCATGTTCGCCGTCCTCGGCCTGGTCGCGTGGGGCGGCTTCCGCGTCCTCGTCCTCGGCGACGAGCTGCACGCCCCCACCTCCGGATACCAGATCGTCGCCGAGCAGTCCAACCTGACCTCCTTCGCGGCGGCCTTCCTGATCCTGCGCGCCTTCTCCTCCGGCTGCGCCGCGCTCACCGGCGTCGAGGCGATCAGCAACGGCGTGCCCGCCTTCCGCAAGCCCAAGAGCAAGAACGCCGCGAACACCCTGCTGATGATGGGCCTGGTCTCGGTGACCATGTTCGTCGGCATCATCACCCTCGGCCTGGCCTCGGGCGTCAAGGTCGCCGACCCCGCCGTCGCCCACCGCGACGTCCTCATCAACGGCAGTCCGGCGGGCCCCGGCTACTACCAGCAGCCGATCATCGCCCAGGTGGCCGACGCGGTCTTCGGGAACAACTCGCTCCCCTTCTTCTTCATCGCCGCCGTCACCGCGCTGATCCTGTTCCTGGCCGCCAACACCGCCTTCAACGGCTTTCCGGTGCTCGGCTCGATCCTGGCCCAGGACCGCTACCTGCCCCGCCAGCTGCACACCCGGGGCGACCGGCTCGCCTTCTCCAACGGCATCGTGATCCTCGCCGCCGCGGCCTGCCTGCTGCTGTGGGGCTTCGACGCCGACGTCAGCCGCCTGCTCAACCTTTACATCGTGGGCGTCTTCGTGTCGTTCACGCTGAGCCAGATCGGCATGGTCCGGCACTGGACCCGGCACCTGAGAACCGAGAGCGACCCGAAGGTCCGGCACCAGATGTACCGCTCGCGGACCATCAACTTCTTCGGCGGCGTCATGACAGGCGTGGTGCTGGTGGTGGTGCTGCTCACCAAGTTCACCCACGGGGCGTGGATCGTCTGCGTGGCCATGCCGGTGCTGTTCCTGATGATGAAGGGCATCCACCGCCACTACGAGAACGTGGCGGCCGAGCTCGCCGTCGCCGAGGACTCCCAGGTGGACGAGTCGATGCTGCCCGCGCGCAACCACGCCATCGTCCTGGTCTCCAAGATCCACAAGCCGACCCTGCGCGCCCTCGCCTACGCCCGCGCCACCCGCCCCTCCACGCTGGAGGCGATCACTGTGGGGGTGGAGGGCCCGGAGGCCAGGGCGCTGCAGGAGGAGTGGGAGCGGCGCGGCATCCCGGTGCCGCTGAAGATGCTCGACTCGCCCTACCGCGAGATCACCCGGCCGATCCTGGAGTACGTCAAGTCGCTGCGCCGCCGTTCCCCCCGGGACGTGGTGAGCGTCTACATTCCCGAATATGTCGTCGGCCACTGGTGGGAGCACATCCTGCACAACCAGAGCGCGCTGCGCCTGAAGGGCCGCCTACTGTTCCAGCCAGGCGTGATGGTCATCAGCGTGCCCTGGCAGCTGCACTCCTCCGACCGGCTCAAGGGCCGCCCCGAGCCCTTCGCGCCGGGCGCCGTACGCCGTCCGCGCCAGGAGGCGGCACGGAACGAGGACGTCAAGGCATAA
- a CDS encoding potassium channel family protein, translating to MRVTIAGAGAVGRSIAAELLENGHEVLLVDIDPKAIKIDTVPRAEWLLADACEISSLDEAGLAECHVVVAASGDDKVNLVVSLLAKTEYGVPRVVARINHPKNEWLFNESWGVDVAVSTPRLLSALVEEAVSVGDLVRLMTFRQGQANLVELTLPEDAPVVGQRAGSVPWPNDTALVAILREGRVLVPTADDPLEAGDELMFVASQEVEEELAELLSPHRTPR from the coding sequence ATGCGCGTCACCATCGCGGGCGCGGGAGCGGTCGGCCGGTCGATCGCCGCCGAGCTCCTGGAGAACGGCCACGAGGTCCTGCTCGTCGACATCGACCCCAAGGCCATCAAGATCGATACCGTGCCGCGGGCGGAGTGGCTGCTCGCCGACGCCTGCGAGATCTCCTCGCTGGACGAGGCCGGCCTGGCCGAGTGCCACGTGGTCGTCGCCGCCAGCGGCGACGACAAGGTCAACCTCGTGGTGTCGCTGCTCGCCAAGACGGAGTACGGCGTGCCGCGCGTGGTCGCCAGGATCAACCACCCCAAGAACGAGTGGCTGTTCAACGAGTCGTGGGGCGTCGACGTGGCCGTCTCGACCCCGCGCCTGCTGAGCGCGCTGGTCGAGGAGGCGGTCAGCGTCGGCGACCTGGTGCGGCTGATGACCTTCCGTCAGGGCCAGGCCAACCTGGTCGAGCTCACCCTGCCCGAGGACGCGCCGGTCGTCGGCCAGCGCGCCGGCTCGGTGCCGTGGCCCAACGACACCGCCCTGGTCGCGATCCTGCGCGAGGGCCGGGTGCTGGTGCCCACCGCCGACGACCCGCTGGAGGCCGGTGACGAGCTGATGTTCGTGGCCAGCCAGGAGGTCGAGGAGGAGCTGGCCGAGCTCCTGTCCCCGCACCGCACGCCCCGCTGA
- a CDS encoding class I SAM-dependent RNA methyltransferase yields the protein MAIELTVGPVAHGGWCVARHDGRVVFVRHALPGERVVAEITEETTRFLRADAVEILEPSADRVTPPCPFAGPGRCGGCDWQHASLDAQRRLKADVVAEQLKRLASIDWKGTVEEVPGAPDGLGWRTRVQFAVDREGGLGLRRHRSHDVEPVDACLIAHPEVENVGAEVMNWRNASSVEVIASSTGDQAVVVAPKPRRTVAVPDLDASVAVFVDEGKGRSRVVHGRNHLVERVADRDFQVTGSGFWQVHPGAAATLLDAVLEFAAPQPGEWALDLYCGVGLFAAGLAEAVGPEGAVFGVESESVAVRDAERNLRDLPQARFARGRVENALDRFGIERADLVVVDPPRAGLGRDVVDKVATLQATRIVYVSCDPATLARDLAWFAERGYRLADLRAFDAFPMTHHVECVAHLVSETV from the coding sequence ATGGCCATCGAACTGACGGTAGGACCGGTTGCACACGGTGGCTGGTGCGTCGCCCGCCATGACGGCCGGGTCGTCTTCGTGCGGCACGCGCTGCCCGGCGAGCGCGTCGTCGCCGAGATCACCGAGGAGACCACCCGGTTCCTGCGGGCCGACGCGGTCGAGATCCTGGAGCCCTCCGCCGACCGGGTGACCCCGCCGTGCCCGTTCGCGGGCCCCGGCCGCTGCGGCGGCTGCGACTGGCAGCACGCCTCCCTCGACGCCCAGCGCCGCCTGAAGGCCGACGTGGTGGCCGAGCAGCTCAAGCGCCTGGCCTCGATCGACTGGAAGGGCACCGTCGAGGAGGTCCCCGGAGCCCCGGACGGGCTCGGCTGGCGCACCCGCGTCCAGTTCGCCGTCGACCGCGAGGGCGGCCTGGGCCTGCGCCGCCACCGCTCCCACGACGTCGAGCCGGTGGACGCCTGCCTGATCGCCCACCCCGAGGTGGAGAACGTCGGCGCCGAGGTCATGAACTGGCGCAACGCCTCCTCGGTGGAGGTCATCGCCTCCAGCACCGGTGACCAGGCGGTCGTGGTCGCTCCCAAGCCCCGGCGCACGGTGGCCGTACCCGACCTGGACGCGAGCGTGGCCGTCTTCGTCGACGAGGGCAAGGGCCGCAGCCGCGTCGTCCACGGCCGCAACCATCTCGTCGAGCGCGTCGCCGACCGTGACTTCCAGGTCACCGGAAGCGGCTTCTGGCAGGTGCACCCCGGCGCCGCCGCGACCCTGCTGGACGCCGTCCTGGAGTTCGCCGCCCCGCAGCCGGGCGAGTGGGCCCTCGACCTCTACTGCGGCGTCGGCCTGTTCGCCGCCGGGCTGGCCGAGGCGGTCGGTCCCGAGGGAGCCGTGTTCGGCGTCGAGTCCGAGTCCGTGGCGGTCAGGGACGCGGAGCGCAACCTCCGCGACCTGCCCCAGGCCCGTTTCGCCAGGGGGCGCGTGGAGAACGCCCTCGACCGCTTCGGCATCGAGCGCGCGGACCTGGTCGTCGTCGACCCGCCCAGGGCGGGCCTGGGCCGCGACGTCGTCGACAAGGTGGCCACTCTCCAGGCGACCCGGATCGTGTACGTCTCCTGCGACCCGGCGACCCTCGCCCGGGACCTGGCCTGGTTCGCCGAGCGGGGCTACCGCCTCGCCGACCTGCGCGCCTTCGACGCCTTCCCGATGACCCACCATGTGGAGTGCGTGGCTCACCTGGTCAGTGAGACGGTCTAG
- a CDS encoding OB-fold nucleic acid binding domain-containing protein: MGSQEPHKQGGLRGFFRRLTAGQAELEADELQQDLDRHGATPIVSCGARRRFCVTGTLRTVTLRPRGGAPALEAELYDGSDVIDLIWLGRRKIAGIEPGRLVLAEGLVSVQDGRKVMFNPRYELRPAGGA, from the coding sequence GTGGGTTCTCAGGAGCCGCATAAACAAGGCGGTTTGCGGGGATTCTTCCGCCGGCTGACCGCCGGTCAGGCCGAGCTGGAGGCCGACGAGCTCCAACAGGATCTCGATCGTCACGGCGCCACGCCCATCGTCTCGTGTGGCGCGCGTCGTCGCTTCTGCGTGACCGGCACCCTGCGGACGGTGACGCTGCGTCCTCGCGGGGGCGCTCCGGCGCTGGAGGCGGAGCTTTACGATGGTTCCGATGTGATCGACCTGATATGGCTGGGCCGCAGGAAGATCGCGGGTATCGAGCCGGGGCGCCTGGTGCTGGCGGAAGGGCTCGTCAGCGTGCAGGATGGCCGCAAAGTCATGTTCAATCCGCGCTACGAACTGCGCCCAGCGGGCGGTGCGTGA
- a CDS encoding DUF3710 domain-containing protein, whose product MFGRSRREKSPAAKAVVEEVERVPSRESGPWDADEPHPERERVDLGGMRLPVDAGFEVQLNLAGDQIVGAVILLDGSALQMHAFAAPKRSGIWDEVRAELAEGVKSAGGTAEEREGTFGVELAARIPAEGGEQPVRYIGVDGPRWFLRAVISGKAAEDAEVAATLEGVVRDIVVVRGDEPMAPKEAIELRLPPEAKQAAEQQAAGGEVPDLNPFDRGPEIAEIR is encoded by the coding sequence GTGTTCGGACGTAGCCGTCGTGAGAAGTCCCCGGCCGCCAAGGCCGTGGTGGAAGAGGTCGAGCGGGTCCCGTCCCGGGAGTCGGGCCCGTGGGACGCGGACGAGCCCCACCCCGAGCGGGAGCGGGTCGACCTCGGAGGCATGCGCCTGCCGGTCGACGCCGGTTTCGAGGTGCAGCTCAACCTGGCCGGCGACCAGATCGTCGGCGCCGTGATCCTGTTGGACGGGAGCGCCCTGCAGATGCACGCCTTCGCGGCGCCCAAGCGGAGCGGGATCTGGGACGAGGTCAGGGCCGAGCTGGCCGAGGGGGTCAAGAGCGCCGGGGGCACCGCCGAGGAGCGGGAGGGGACGTTCGGCGTCGAGCTGGCCGCCAGGATCCCGGCCGAGGGCGGCGAGCAGCCGGTCCGCTACATCGGGGTGGACGGGCCGCGCTGGTTCCTGCGCGCGGTGATCAGCGGCAAGGCCGCGGAGGACGCCGAGGTCGCCGCGACGCTGGAGGGTGTCGTCCGGGACATAGTCGTGGTACGCGGCGACGAGCCGATGGCCCCCAAGGAGGCGATCGAACTCCGGCTGCCGCCCGAGGCCAAGCAGGCCGCGGAGCAGCAGGCCGCCGGGGGCGAGGTGCCCGATCTCAACCCGTTCGACCGGGGTCCGGAGATCGCCGAGATTCGCTGA